The proteins below are encoded in one region of Microbispora sp. NBC_01189:
- a CDS encoding alpha-ketoacid dehydrogenase subunit beta translates to MLTTTDRVLDNLNGALHTLLAEDPRLFLLGEDVADPYGGAFKVTAGLSTKYPGRVLSTPISENGIVGVANGLALTGNRAIVEMMFGDFAALCFDQILNVSAKSVSMFGETLPVPVVVRVPTGANRGYGPTHSQSLQKHFVGIPDLDLYELSPLHDTLDVLRRMLGSGRPGMFFENKTVYGQRMRAPGPIDELFGYEYADDERHWARVTSAVDGGGCLLIVAGGMVSRALDAARTLLLEDEIDVTVAVASRLYPLDPEPILDDVARARHVFVAEESTPGATWGAEVAQRLAETCWDRLSGPVGLIGSRDRVIPAARHLERRVVVQTEDIVTRVRERMVACAP, encoded by the coding sequence GTGCTGACCACCACCGACCGGGTCCTCGACAACCTCAACGGCGCGCTGCACACGCTGCTCGCCGAGGATCCCCGGCTGTTCCTGCTCGGCGAGGACGTGGCCGACCCCTACGGCGGGGCGTTCAAGGTCACCGCCGGGCTGTCCACGAAGTATCCCGGCCGGGTGCTGTCCACCCCGATCAGTGAGAACGGCATCGTGGGGGTGGCCAACGGCCTGGCGCTCACGGGCAACCGCGCGATCGTGGAGATGATGTTCGGCGACTTCGCCGCGCTGTGCTTCGACCAGATCCTCAACGTCTCGGCCAAGTCGGTCTCGATGTTCGGCGAGACCCTGCCCGTGCCGGTCGTCGTGCGGGTGCCCACGGGCGCCAACCGCGGGTACGGCCCGACGCACAGCCAGAGCCTCCAGAAGCACTTCGTCGGCATCCCCGACCTGGACCTGTACGAGCTGTCCCCCCTGCACGACACCCTGGACGTCCTGCGCCGCATGCTGGGCTCGGGCCGCCCCGGCATGTTCTTCGAGAACAAGACGGTGTACGGGCAGCGCATGCGCGCGCCGGGGCCGATCGACGAGCTGTTCGGCTACGAGTACGCCGACGACGAACGCCACTGGGCCCGCGTGACCTCCGCCGTGGACGGCGGCGGATGCCTGCTGATCGTCGCCGGCGGGATGGTCTCCCGCGCCCTCGATGCGGCCAGGACCCTGCTGCTGGAGGACGAGATCGACGTGACCGTCGCCGTCGCCTCCCGACTCTACCCCCTCGATCCCGAGCCGATCCTTGACGACGTCGCGCGGGCCCGGCACGTCTTCGTCGCCGAGGAGAGCACGCCCGGAGCCACCTGGGGCGCCGAGGTGGCGCAGCGCCTGGCCGAGACCTGCTGGGACCGGCTGTCCGGTCCCGTCGGCCTGATCGGCTCCCGCGACCGGGTCATCCCCGCCGCGCGGCACCTCGAACGTCGGGTCGTCGTGCAGACCGAGGACATCGTCACCCGAGTGCGCGAACGGATGGTGGCATGCGCGCCCTAG
- a CDS encoding MFS transporter, producing the protein MQTRIRQARTVFLVVLISQFISALGTGLTQFALGVFVYQRTGSTTQFALVLVFTMIPAILLSPFSGALGDRWDRRRMMLYSNAASGVVILLMLLLNRAGSLELWHIYAGAALLAVCGAFRDPAYYASVSQLVSGKQLGRASGLVQTAENVGIVAPPLIAGVLLATAGLSGVLVIDLISYIVGGVALLVTAFPRVEHAERDAGKPSLWSDMAVGWSYVTTHRGFFLLFLFGAFISFAVGLTQIVVTPLVLSFTSASILGVTFSAGGFGIFLGGMAMAAWGGPARRITGVLGFGLIQALSLMIAGLRPNAVLIGLGLFGCLFCIQFVRGCTATIIRTYVPHTMQARVFSLNRFVAWSTLPLAYLLAGPLSDAFTPLLRPSGSLAGSVGRVLGTGPGRGIGLLLIVLGAAFLLVVLAAYLNPLLRDLESRMQAVTSPGENADPRTEEPPDERAGHPGEPADERADGAPDLAEARRANGQEGDRS; encoded by the coding sequence ATGCAGACCAGGATCCGACAGGCACGGACCGTCTTCCTCGTCGTATTGATCAGTCAGTTCATCTCCGCGCTGGGGACGGGCCTGACCCAGTTCGCGCTCGGCGTCTTCGTCTACCAGCGCACCGGCTCGACCACCCAGTTCGCCCTGGTGCTGGTGTTCACCATGATCCCGGCGATCCTGCTCTCCCCGTTCTCCGGGGCCCTGGGCGACCGCTGGGACCGGCGCCGGATGATGCTGTACAGCAACGCCGCCTCCGGCGTGGTGATCCTGCTGATGCTGCTACTGAACCGGGCGGGGAGCCTGGAGCTCTGGCACATCTACGCGGGGGCGGCCCTGCTGGCCGTCTGCGGCGCCTTCCGCGACCCCGCGTACTACGCGTCGGTCAGCCAGCTCGTCTCCGGCAAGCAGCTCGGACGCGCGAGCGGGCTGGTCCAGACGGCCGAGAACGTCGGCATCGTCGCGCCGCCGCTCATCGCGGGCGTCCTGCTCGCCACCGCGGGGCTGTCCGGGGTGCTCGTCATCGATCTGATCTCGTACATCGTCGGGGGCGTCGCCCTGCTGGTCACCGCGTTCCCCCGCGTCGAGCACGCGGAGCGAGACGCGGGCAAGCCGTCGCTGTGGAGCGACATGGCGGTCGGCTGGAGCTACGTCACGACGCACCGCGGCTTCTTCCTGCTGTTCCTGTTCGGCGCGTTCATCAGCTTCGCCGTCGGGCTGACGCAGATCGTGGTCACCCCTCTGGTGCTGAGCTTCACCTCGGCGTCGATCCTCGGCGTGACCTTCTCCGCGGGCGGCTTCGGCATCTTCCTCGGCGGGATGGCGATGGCCGCGTGGGGCGGCCCGGCACGCAGGATCACCGGCGTCCTGGGCTTCGGCCTCATCCAGGCGCTGTCGCTGATGATCGCGGGCCTGCGGCCGAACGCGGTGCTCATCGGCCTCGGGCTGTTCGGCTGCCTGTTCTGCATCCAGTTCGTGCGCGGCTGCACGGCCACGATCATCCGTACGTACGTGCCGCACACGATGCAGGCACGGGTCTTCTCGCTCAACCGCTTCGTCGCGTGGTCGACGCTGCCGCTCGCCTACCTGCTCGCCGGCCCGCTGTCCGACGCGTTCACCCCGCTGCTGCGGCCGTCCGGGTCTCTCGCCGGCAGCGTCGGCCGGGTCCTCGGTACCGGCCCCGGGCGGGGCATCGGGCTGCTGCTCATCGTGCTCGGCGCCGCCTTCCTGCTGGTGGTGCTGGCCGCTTATCTGAATCCCCTGCTGCGTGACCTGGAGTCGAGGATGCAAGCGGTGACGTCTCCCGGCGAGAACGCCGATCCCCGTACGGAGGAGCCCCCGGACGAGCGGGCCGGGCACCCGGGAGAGCCGGCGGACGAGCGCGCGGACGGCGCGCCGGACCTGGCCGAGGCCCGGCGGGCGAACGGGCAGGAGGGCGACCGGTCGTGA
- a CDS encoding condensation domain-containing protein, which translates to MVTDPSYGPGTDPGSGPGAAAVSGSGSAAERLRARLRWPKMAREAPAGALRVALLSTFTVDPLVPYLGTALDDADVRADLRVGPYDQIQRQCLDDASETARYGPEILVVAPRLEDLWAGRGLPLDDLPAYEPDLREVADICLDAAGRWGARLLFTLPPVPEIRPTGVGDDGNAAGVFASATRARESARRLLAGREGVSIVDGEAVARAIGSANACNPALLAAARIPYSEEYFHLLGRRIGRAVVLARRSGSRLFVLDAGLLAGDRGQGGPETSLRAYLAEAVRAGAAVALCDQAGPGRTEQIRDLAERLSAGRDRIVFLSTDGAAVAAVARELPQVETLELPPDRERWPELLNGGALTDQSPPKAGDRDVSGEASAPDTPPTLEGFLASLRLVVTCTPLSPDLYEAAADLTRRVAEFHLDGAEWPAERFEERFEGLAPGSIRWGVTVSDRFGDHGFSGVVVAHPDGGTLVVDAWVLTCPVLGKGVEDRVLDRLTEAATAHGCATFAFPYRATPRNDAMRAYLAGLAGGDAAVSDGATTTIPVGWTGRSQAASGPAAATASGGTPGPGSGAATGPVPGVVPGAGASRRPRRRAVVGPAGPTTAAQILQAVRARGGERHQPEAGVEGDTGRPPRTEMERRLLEVFRSVLGRTDVDVGTGFFVHGNSMLAVQLIAKANQSGLRLTLREVFKHQTVAALAAVTTEATEATEATEAMQTANAAHAGDAARTAVAANGTRTANTTTAGEAVPATGSAPLLPLQAWFFGLGLVTPGHFNQSQRFEVPCDVDAGALHRAVRALVAHHQSLRMRFTATPEGMRQTDPGPAVCDPFTHVDLASADPGEQEAELARHERELHLAMSPEDGRLCAFALFTFGPGRPARLLVIFHHLAIDGITWRILLGDLQQAWEQVRRGGPIVLDPVPLPVTAWAERLSAYAQSTEARAELPRWTARAGTRVEPLPLDVPGAPGAGILTHGEAATLDPGETAALRRRAVEVEQEPLDVLLLAAAARALARWTGRGRFLVDVVGHGREGFLDGVDLSRTAGWLVLNVPVLLEIDPQEDLPGVVPAVADQLRTWSSHHGAGDNLLRFLSADERVRAQVAALPTGDVLFSYGGDIDPAPVERPLLGRRLDGFGPDIDPDAVTPYTLQFEAIITGGRIRTEIGYRPAQYHASTIRRLADRWAGELRGLIGDARPLAAPGVRAPGRED; encoded by the coding sequence GTGGTGACCGACCCGTCGTACGGCCCCGGCACGGACCCCGGTTCCGGTCCCGGCGCCGCCGCCGTCTCCGGCAGCGGCTCGGCCGCCGAGCGGCTGCGGGCGCGGCTGCGCTGGCCGAAGATGGCACGCGAGGCCCCGGCCGGTGCCTTACGGGTGGCGCTGCTGTCGACCTTCACCGTCGATCCGCTCGTCCCCTACCTCGGCACCGCCCTTGACGACGCGGATGTCCGCGCGGACCTGCGAGTCGGGCCGTACGACCAGATCCAGCGGCAGTGCCTCGACGACGCCTCGGAGACCGCGCGCTACGGGCCGGAGATCCTCGTCGTCGCACCCCGGCTTGAGGACCTGTGGGCCGGCCGGGGACTCCCGCTCGACGACCTCCCGGCGTACGAGCCGGATCTGCGGGAGGTCGCGGACATCTGCCTGGACGCGGCCGGGCGGTGGGGCGCGCGGCTGCTGTTCACGCTTCCGCCGGTGCCCGAGATCCGGCCCACGGGGGTGGGCGACGACGGCAACGCCGCCGGCGTGTTCGCGTCCGCGACCCGGGCACGGGAGTCGGCGCGCCGCCTGCTCGCCGGTCGCGAGGGCGTGTCGATCGTGGACGGGGAGGCCGTGGCCCGCGCGATCGGCAGCGCCAACGCCTGCAACCCCGCTCTGCTCGCCGCCGCCCGGATCCCGTACTCGGAGGAGTACTTCCACCTGCTGGGCCGGCGGATCGGCAGGGCCGTCGTGCTCGCCCGCCGCTCCGGGAGCCGGTTGTTCGTCCTCGACGCCGGGCTCCTCGCCGGCGACCGGGGACAGGGCGGCCCCGAGACGAGCCTGCGGGCCTACCTCGCCGAGGCGGTCCGCGCGGGAGCCGCCGTCGCACTGTGCGACCAGGCGGGACCGGGCCGTACCGAGCAGATCCGCGACCTGGCGGAGCGGTTGTCGGCAGGCCGCGACCGGATCGTCTTCCTGAGCACCGACGGCGCCGCCGTCGCGGCCGTCGCCCGCGAGTTGCCGCAGGTGGAGACGCTGGAGCTGCCTCCGGACCGGGAGCGCTGGCCGGAGCTGCTGAACGGCGGCGCCCTCACCGACCAGTCGCCGCCGAAGGCCGGTGACCGGGACGTATCCGGCGAGGCGAGCGCGCCGGACACGCCGCCGACCCTGGAGGGCTTTCTCGCGAGCCTGCGCCTGGTCGTCACCTGCACACCGCTGTCGCCCGACCTGTACGAGGCGGCGGCGGACCTCACCAGACGGGTCGCGGAGTTCCACCTGGACGGCGCGGAGTGGCCCGCCGAACGGTTCGAGGAGCGGTTCGAGGGGCTTGCCCCGGGGTCGATCCGCTGGGGTGTGACGGTCAGCGACCGCTTCGGCGACCACGGGTTCAGCGGCGTGGTGGTGGCCCATCCCGACGGCGGGACACTGGTCGTCGACGCGTGGGTACTGACCTGCCCGGTGCTGGGCAAGGGCGTCGAGGACCGGGTGCTCGACCGGCTCACCGAGGCCGCGACCGCCCATGGCTGCGCCACGTTCGCCTTCCCGTACCGCGCGACGCCGCGCAACGACGCGATGCGCGCCTACCTGGCGGGTCTGGCGGGCGGTGACGCCGCCGTATCGGACGGCGCGACGACCACGATCCCGGTCGGGTGGACGGGCCGCAGCCAGGCCGCGAGCGGTCCCGCCGCCGCGACCGCCTCCGGAGGCACCCCTGGTCCCGGCTCCGGGGCTGCCACCGGTCCCGTCCCGGGGGTCGTCCCCGGTGCGGGTGCCTCCCGGCGGCCCAGGCGGCGGGCCGTCGTCGGCCCGGCCGGGCCGACGACGGCCGCGCAGATCCTCCAGGCCGTGCGGGCGCGCGGCGGCGAACGGCACCAGCCGGAAGCCGGCGTCGAAGGGGACACGGGACGGCCGCCGCGCACCGAGATGGAGCGGCGGCTGCTGGAGGTCTTCCGATCCGTGCTCGGGCGGACCGACGTCGATGTGGGCACCGGCTTCTTCGTCCACGGCAACTCGATGCTCGCGGTCCAGCTCATCGCGAAGGCGAACCAGAGCGGCCTGCGCCTCACCCTGCGCGAGGTGTTCAAGCACCAGACCGTGGCCGCGCTGGCCGCGGTGACCACCGAGGCCACCGAGGCCACCGAGGCCACCGAGGCCATGCAGACCGCGAACGCGGCGCATGCGGGAGACGCGGCGCGAACGGCCGTGGCGGCCAACGGGACGCGGACGGCGAATACGACGACGGCCGGAGAGGCCGTGCCGGCGACCGGCTCGGCGCCGTTGCTGCCCCTGCAGGCATGGTTCTTCGGCCTCGGGCTGGTCACCCCCGGCCACTTCAACCAGTCGCAGCGCTTCGAAGTGCCGTGCGACGTGGACGCCGGCGCCCTGCACCGGGCGGTGCGGGCGCTGGTCGCGCACCACCAGTCGTTGCGCATGCGCTTCACCGCCACCCCCGAAGGCATGCGGCAGACCGACCCCGGCCCTGCGGTGTGCGATCCGTTCACCCATGTCGACCTCGCCTCCGCCGATCCCGGGGAGCAGGAGGCGGAGCTCGCCCGGCACGAGCGGGAGCTGCACCTGGCCATGAGCCCGGAGGACGGGCGGCTGTGCGCGTTCGCCCTGTTCACCTTCGGCCCCGGGCGTCCGGCGCGGCTGCTGGTGATCTTCCATCACCTGGCGATCGACGGGATCACCTGGCGCATCCTGCTCGGCGACCTGCAGCAGGCCTGGGAACAGGTGCGGCGCGGCGGCCCGATCGTCCTCGACCCGGTGCCCCTGCCGGTGACGGCCTGGGCCGAGCGGCTCAGCGCGTACGCGCAGAGCACGGAGGCACGCGCGGAGCTGCCCCGGTGGACGGCGCGGGCGGGGACCCGGGTCGAGCCGCTGCCGCTGGACGTCCCCGGCGCGCCCGGCGCCGGGATCCTGACGCACGGCGAGGCCGCGACGCTGGACCCCGGCGAGACGGCGGCGCTGCGCCGGCGGGCGGTCGAGGTCGAGCAGGAGCCGCTGGACGTCCTCCTGCTCGCGGCGGCGGCCCGGGCGCTGGCGCGCTGGACGGGCCGGGGACGGTTCCTGGTCGACGTGGTCGGCCACGGCCGGGAGGGCTTCCTCGACGGCGTGGACCTCTCGCGGACCGCCGGCTGGCTGGTCCTCAACGTCCCGGTGCTCCTGGAGATCGACCCTCAGGAGGATCTCCCCGGCGTCGTCCCGGCGGTCGCGGACCAACTCCGGACCTGGTCGTCGCACCACGGCGCGGGTGACAACCTGCTGCGGTTCCTCAGTGCGGACGAGCGGGTCAGGGCTCAGGTGGCGGCACTGCCCACCGGGGACGTGCTGTTCTCCTACGGCGGCGACATCGACCCGGCGCCCGTGGAGCGGCCGCTCCTGGGCCGCCGCCTCGACGGGTTCGGCCCGGACATCGACCCGGACGCCGTCACCCCGTACACACTCCAGTTCGAAGCGATCATCACGGGCGGCCGGATCCGCACCGAGATCGGTTACCGCCCCGCGCAGTACCACGCCTCCACGATCCGGCGGCTCGCCGATCGGTGGGCGGGGGAGCTGCGGGGACTGATCGGCGACGCCCGGCCACTCGCGGCCCCGGGCGTACGCGCCCCAGGCAGGGAGGACTAA
- a CDS encoding carbamoyltransferase, which produces MSHDSSACLVENGEIRAALALERGTRVKRGTVPPHTYAAAMADLTGELLRHAGLTSADVDYWITTSTESRDDEDEAGLSRVLGLLVPPERALHLPHPGHHLAHAASAFYSSGFGEAAALVIDAYGSLLGGGRERESAFHFRPGETPECVLRTTRDSERAAGHRRDGEIWLPLDLSGVGEVYRVVTLALGFHEAGTIYDDAGKTMGLASYGKRLTSENLFIDLLPDGGLSFGRFAGSLQELGVAVREGEELRLVPRPPRGAFTRFHHDLAAQVQAEFEDACLHLTREVLRRTGSRSLVAAGGCFLNSMLNTRLLRETEIDRLFVFPAATDDGNAAGAALYAYHNLTGRPAEPGPALRHVYLGPSRTAGRDLRPLAERWGLPARRHESPARIAEAAAAAIARGEIVGWFQDRAEFGPRSLGARSILCHPGIPSMKDRLNARVKFREGFRPFAGSVLVEQAHKWFDMPADESPFMLLVCPVLPDRQDEISEITHIDGTCRIQTVGEDTPGPFRALLEAFERETGLPLVLNTSFNLRGMPIVERPEEAVDCLYGARLDRLFIGDLEIEPVDFAGLRPERVETSFQWSASRTASRTMSAARAGIPAEGLAVLELCDGARTMRDIAAGAGLEVDAAVDLALDMRRHGLLRWAGVPVVTPPRYPLAQYLPDSHAD; this is translated from the coding sequence TTGAGCCACGACAGCAGTGCCTGCCTCGTGGAGAACGGGGAGATCCGGGCGGCCCTCGCGCTGGAGCGCGGCACCCGGGTGAAACGCGGGACCGTGCCGCCGCACACGTACGCCGCCGCCATGGCCGACCTGACGGGCGAGCTCCTGCGGCACGCGGGGCTGACCTCCGCCGACGTCGACTACTGGATCACCACCTCGACCGAGTCGCGCGACGACGAGGACGAGGCCGGCCTGTCCCGCGTCCTCGGCCTGCTCGTCCCGCCGGAGCGTGCCCTGCACCTGCCGCACCCCGGCCATCACCTGGCCCACGCCGCCTCCGCCTTCTACTCCTCGGGATTCGGGGAGGCGGCGGCCCTGGTCATCGACGCGTACGGCTCGCTGCTGGGCGGCGGGCGCGAACGCGAGTCGGCGTTCCACTTCCGGCCGGGCGAGACACCCGAGTGCGTGCTGCGCACCACCCGCGACTCCGAGAGGGCCGCGGGCCACCGCCGCGACGGGGAGATCTGGCTGCCCCTCGATCTGTCGGGCGTCGGCGAGGTGTACCGCGTCGTCACCCTCGCGCTCGGCTTCCACGAGGCCGGGACCATCTACGACGACGCCGGCAAGACGATGGGACTCGCGTCGTACGGCAAACGGCTGACGAGCGAGAACCTCTTCATCGACCTGCTCCCGGACGGCGGGCTTTCCTTCGGCCGCTTCGCCGGCTCGCTGCAGGAACTGGGCGTCGCCGTACGGGAGGGCGAGGAGCTGCGGCTGGTGCCCCGCCCGCCGCGAGGCGCGTTCACCCGCTTCCACCACGACCTCGCCGCGCAGGTGCAGGCCGAGTTCGAGGACGCCTGCCTGCATCTCACCCGGGAGGTGCTGCGCCGCACGGGCAGTCGGTCGCTGGTCGCCGCCGGCGGCTGCTTCCTGAACTCGATGCTCAACACGCGCCTGCTGCGTGAGACCGAGATCGACCGGCTCTTCGTCTTCCCCGCCGCGACCGACGACGGCAACGCGGCGGGGGCGGCACTCTACGCCTACCACAACCTCACCGGTCGTCCCGCCGAGCCCGGCCCCGCGCTGAGGCACGTCTACCTCGGCCCTTCACGGACCGCGGGGCGGGACCTGCGGCCGCTCGCCGAGCGCTGGGGGCTGCCCGCGCGACGTCACGAGAGCCCGGCGCGGATCGCCGAAGCCGCGGCGGCGGCCATCGCCCGCGGCGAGATCGTGGGCTGGTTCCAGGACCGCGCGGAGTTCGGCCCGAGGTCGCTCGGCGCCCGCTCGATCCTCTGCCATCCGGGCATCCCGAGCATGAAGGACCGGCTCAACGCCCGGGTGAAGTTCCGGGAGGGCTTCCGCCCGTTCGCCGGGTCCGTCCTGGTCGAGCAGGCGCACAAGTGGTTCGACATGCCCGCCGACGAGAGTCCCTTCATGCTGCTCGTCTGTCCCGTGCTGCCCGACCGGCAGGACGAGATCAGCGAGATCACCCACATCGACGGCACCTGCCGGATCCAGACGGTCGGCGAGGACACGCCGGGGCCGTTCCGCGCGCTGCTGGAGGCGTTCGAGCGGGAGACCGGCCTGCCGCTCGTGCTCAACACCTCGTTCAACCTGCGGGGGATGCCGATCGTCGAGCGTCCGGAGGAGGCGGTCGACTGCCTGTACGGCGCCCGGCTCGACCGGCTGTTCATCGGCGACCTGGAAATCGAGCCGGTGGACTTCGCCGGATTACGCCCGGAACGCGTCGAGACCTCCTTCCAGTGGAGCGCGAGCCGTACGGCGTCGCGCACGATGTCCGCGGCCCGCGCCGGCATCCCGGCGGAGGGCCTGGCGGTCCTGGAGCTCTGCGACGGGGCGCGCACCATGCGCGACATCGCCGCCGGGGCCGGACTCGAGGTGGACGCGGCCGTCGATCTCGCGCTCGACATGCGCCGGCACGGGCTGCTGCGCTGGGCCGGGGTGCCGGTGGTGACGCCGCCGCGCTACCCGCTCGCCCAGTACCTCCCCGACTCCCACGCCGACTGA
- a CDS encoding thiamine pyrophosphate-dependent dehydrogenase E1 component subunit alpha: MRSPGDDDLYLMLLIRRFEEELLRLFGQGLIDGTTHTCIGQEYVPVALAPLLRDGDHLFSNHRGHGHYLARFRDPVPLLAEITGREGGVCRGVGGSQHLRRGTYLSSGVQGESVPVAVGAALHLRREGGGALALAYVGDGTFGEGAVYEALNMARLWEVPLVLAVENNHIAQTTPLRHHLAGSVRGRAEAFDAAYRLVTSRDVMEIRGELKPCLRRVRDGGGPLVVEFDTVRLGPHSKGDDTRDADEVRALRERDWLAAYSRHFPGRVEAADAAARATVEAAVHEVLAREPARWAAVPC, from the coding sequence ATGCGTAGCCCCGGCGACGACGACCTCTACCTGATGCTCCTCATCCGCCGCTTCGAGGAGGAGTTGCTGCGACTGTTCGGCCAGGGGCTGATCGACGGCACGACGCACACCTGCATCGGGCAGGAGTACGTTCCCGTGGCGCTCGCTCCGCTGCTGCGCGACGGCGACCATCTGTTCAGCAACCACCGCGGCCACGGCCACTACCTCGCGCGCTTCCGCGACCCCGTCCCGCTGCTGGCCGAGATCACCGGCCGGGAAGGCGGGGTGTGCCGCGGGGTCGGCGGCAGCCAGCATCTCCGGCGGGGCACCTACCTCTCCAGCGGGGTGCAGGGCGAGAGCGTCCCGGTCGCCGTCGGCGCCGCGCTGCACCTGCGGCGCGAGGGCGGCGGCGCGCTCGCGCTCGCCTATGTCGGCGACGGCACGTTCGGCGAGGGCGCGGTGTACGAGGCGCTCAACATGGCCCGCCTCTGGGAGGTGCCGCTCGTGCTCGCCGTCGAGAACAACCACATCGCGCAGACGACGCCGCTGCGCCACCACCTCGCGGGGTCCGTACGCGGCCGGGCGGAGGCCTTCGACGCCGCCTACCGGCTCGTCACCTCGCGGGACGTGATGGAGATCCGCGGCGAGCTGAAGCCGTGTCTGCGCCGGGTGCGCGACGGCGGCGGGCCGCTGGTCGTCGAGTTCGACACCGTACGGCTCGGGCCGCACAGCAAGGGCGACGACACCCGCGACGCGGACGAGGTGCGGGCCCTTCGCGAGCGCGACTGGCTCGCCGCCTACTCCCGCCACTTCCCCGGCCGGGTCGAGGCGGCGGACGCGGCGGCCCGCGCCACCGTGGAGGCGGCCGTCCACGAGGTCCTGGCCCGCGAGCCGGCGCGGTGGGCGGCGGTGCCGTGCTGA
- a CDS encoding 2-oxo acid dehydrogenase subunit E2: MRALEVPRLNSNDDTCRLVEWTRADGTEVEETAVVAVVETSKAAADIHSEITGILHAAVPAGAECRVGEVIGYVFADERERLDYLAGQGGSGRPETGGTRVDGEGGTFVLTEPARRLSEEAGLTTAQLRSLGKRIVQRADVEALAARMAARVAARAEPSPEPSPEPSSEPAPRSVPRPVPTGPSGASLSPRQQAIARVVTRSHQSVPAAFLVMKVYCDALLGHLREWNAANGTAAGVPEAAIRILAGLRPAFPVFFSRLEDGHRLRPPGGRTDIGVTVDVGTGLFVPLVEDAGARGLGEIADRVMELRVAALRDSFRAADLAEGHLSVSLNSDPDVLAAIPLILPPQVCMVSIPSVQTELVLDDETGRVGRRAYLAAGLAYDHRVINGRDAAEFMTAFKAAMERPQEVTW; the protein is encoded by the coding sequence ATGCGCGCCCTAGAAGTGCCCAGGCTGAACAGCAACGACGACACCTGCCGGCTCGTCGAGTGGACCCGCGCCGACGGGACGGAGGTCGAGGAGACGGCGGTCGTCGCCGTGGTCGAGACGTCGAAGGCCGCCGCCGACATCCACAGCGAGATCACCGGGATCCTGCACGCGGCGGTGCCCGCCGGGGCCGAGTGCCGGGTCGGCGAGGTGATCGGCTACGTCTTCGCCGACGAGCGGGAACGGCTTGACTACCTGGCCGGACAGGGCGGAAGCGGCCGACCGGAGACCGGTGGGACGCGTGTGGACGGCGAGGGCGGGACGTTCGTGCTCACCGAGCCGGCCCGCAGGCTGAGCGAGGAGGCGGGGCTGACCACGGCCCAGCTCCGCTCACTCGGCAAGCGGATCGTCCAGCGCGCCGACGTCGAGGCGCTGGCCGCGCGAATGGCCGCACGAGTGGCCGCGCGGGCGGAGCCCTCGCCGGAGCCCTCGCCGGAGCCCTCATCGGAGCCCGCACCGCGGTCCGTGCCGCGGCCCGTGCCGACGGGGCCGTCCGGCGCGTCGTTGTCGCCGCGTCAGCAGGCGATCGCGAGGGTGGTGACCCGGTCGCACCAGTCAGTGCCCGCCGCGTTCCTGGTCATGAAGGTGTACTGCGACGCCCTCCTGGGCCACCTGCGCGAGTGGAACGCGGCGAACGGGACGGCGGCCGGCGTCCCCGAGGCGGCGATCAGGATCCTGGCCGGTCTGCGGCCCGCTTTCCCCGTGTTCTTCAGCCGCCTGGAGGACGGGCACCGGCTGCGCCCTCCCGGCGGACGCACCGACATCGGGGTCACCGTCGACGTGGGCACCGGGCTGTTCGTCCCGCTTGTGGAGGACGCCGGCGCGCGCGGCCTGGGCGAGATCGCCGACCGCGTCATGGAGCTGCGCGTCGCCGCGCTCCGGGACTCCTTCCGCGCGGCCGACCTGGCCGAGGGACATCTGTCGGTCTCGCTGAACAGCGACCCCGACGTGCTCGCCGCCATTCCCCTCATCCTTCCCCCGCAGGTGTGCATGGTGTCGATCCCCTCGGTGCAGACCGAGCTGGTCCTCGACGACGAGACGGGCCGGGTGGGGCGGCGGGCCTACCTCGCGGCCGGTCTCGCCTACGACCACAGAGTGATCAACGGACGCGACGCCGCCGAGTTCATGACGGCGTTCAAGGCGGCGATGGAACGGCCGCAGGAGGTGACGTGGTGA